The following DNA comes from Zonotrichia leucophrys gambelii isolate GWCS_2022_RI chromosome 4A, RI_Zleu_2.0, whole genome shotgun sequence.
GAATTCAACCTACCCAAATTAAATCTTGGAAAATCATGTTTTCTCCCCAGAATTATCATTAATGCAGGATCAGCCTCATGTCTTCCCTAGTGATGTGCAGAATATTTATGAATTTGTTTCTGCAAGACAAAACTTCCCCAAGCACCATTCGAGGCCCCAACTCACCGATCTGAGGCGTGTGGCCATGGCTTGGGTGAGGCACTGTCCACCAGAATCCTTGAAAAAAGGGAGAATAGTTTTTATTCCCAATAAAATAACACATCTCTAGTTCCAGAAATCAAGCTTTGGAACCATTATGCTGAAGAAGGATGAAGAGAGGGAGTCAATGCTCCCTGTTCTTCCAAACTAAATCAACAACTACAGGTGCTGGCCTGGCTCTTTGGtgctgatttttcagaaatcccatttgaatttccaaggaaaaagccGAGCAGAGGTGGGATCGGTGCCTGTCCAGGTGGAGCACCGAGCTGGTTTAAAGCAGGGGCACAGGGTGACCCCCATCTTCCAccccctgtccctcagcaccTCATACTTCTCCAGAATGCACTTTACgaaatgcagcagctccagttccCCCTCAGCGCTTtcagccccatcccagagccccccatcctcctcctcccctcggCCTTTAGGGTCtcaccacagcccccagcacctgCTCCGCTGCTCCCGGCACGTTAACACAGCCCTCACCTCCTTCCCCGCAGCCCCCAGGGTCCTCCTCACGGATCCGGGCCCTGTCCCGCACCCCCAGCCCGTTCCCCGCACCTCTCCCGGCTGCCGGACCCTCCCGGATCCctctcgccgccgccgccctcaGGGAGCCCTGGCCACGCCCCCTGACTGCCCTCCACCAATCAGCGCCACGCTTCCGATCAGACCACGCCTCCCTCAGCCTGGtccctcctctttccctggGGCGAGCATCGCGCCAGCCCGCTCCCGCTCGCTGATTGGTCTAACTCCCCTTCACTCCGGCCAATCGCGTTGAAGGAAGGAGGAGATTCTCCCACGAGCTCATTCACCTTTGGCTGCGCCGTTACGCCAGCCAATAGGAGCGCACGTTGCCATAGCAGCGGCGTGGGGGCGACAGCCAATGGGAGGGCGCGATATTGAGGCTGCCGGGCGTGAAGCCGGCGGGATGGTGAGGGCGGGGAGCGGCCGTGAGGGGCTCGGCAGCGGTCAGGGGGCGGCGAAGGCGCtgaaggggctgggagggcactgaGGGGGGCTGAGGAGACTCAGAAGCTGGGAGAGGGCTCCAGAACTGTGACAGGTGTCAGGGGCTGTGatgggggctcaggggcagtgggggctcaggggcagtGAGAAGGTTCAGGGGCTGTGATGGGGCTCAGGGGTTTTGAGGGGGCTCAGGAGCActgagggggctcaggggcagtGATGAGGGCTCAGAAGCTGTGGTTGGGgctcagaggctgtgaggggGCTCAGGGTTTTTGaaaggggctccagggctgtgaTGGGGGCTCGGGGGCCATGatgggggctctggggcagtGATAGGGGCTCAGGGGCCATGATGGGGCTTAGGGTTTGTGGAGGGGTCTCAGGAGCActgagggggctcagggactgtgttgggggctcaggggctgtgaCAGGGGATCAGGGGTCAGGGACGGGGCTCAGGGGCCATTATGGGAGCTCAGGGGCAGTgatgggggctcaggggctgtgatggggctcagggacagtgaggggggctcaggggctgtgaTGGGGCTCAGGGTTTGTGAAGAGGGCTCAGGGACACTGAAGGGAGCTCAGGGGCCATGATGGGGCTCCGGTGCAGTGACAAGGTTccgggttttgttgggggctcAGGGGTTGTGATGGGGATTCAAGGGCTATGATGCGGCTTAGGGTTTGTGGAGGGGTCTCAGGAGCActgagggggctcaggggccATGGTGGGGCTCAGGGGCCgtgagggggctcaggggcactGAAGGGGGGCTCAGGGGCCATGATGAGGGCTCAGGGTGCTATGACGGGGCTCAGGGTTTGTGGAGGGGTCTCAGGAGCATGAGGGGGTTCTGGGGCAGTGACAGAGCTCAGGGATttgctgggggctcaggggctgtgaggggggcTCAGGGGCCATGATGGGGCTTAGGGTTTGTGGAGGGGTCTCAGGAGCActgagggggctcaggggctgtgaCAGGGGCTCAGGGGCCATTATGGGAGCTCAGGGGCAGTGATGAGGGTTCAGGGTTTTGATGGGGGCTCAGGAGCActgagggggctcaggggccATGGTGGGGCTCAGGGTTTTCACGAGGActcaggggctgtgaggggggcTCTGAGGTTGTGAGGGGGCTTAGGGGCTGTGAGGAGGCTCAGGGACTGTGGTTGGGGCTCAGGGGGCATGAGGGGGCTCCGGGGCTGTGAGAGGGCTCAGAGGCCCGGatgggggctcaggggcactGAAGGGGTTCTGGGGCAGTGACAGGGCTCAGGTTTTGCGGGGGCTccggggcagtgccagggctgagtCCCCGTTCCCCCCCGACCCCGCTGTCCCGTGCCGAGGCCTGCGGCTTTAAGAAGCCGTCGCTGGCGGCCGCGGCGCAGAGGAAGAAGGCGAATTTCAAGCTGGAGCTGCCGGAGGAGCAGCAGCGGGAGATCCGCGACGCCTTCGAGCTCTTCGACACCGACGGCAGCGGCAGCATCGATGTCAAGGAGCTGAAGGTCGGGgtttccctggggctggaggtcACTGAGGTTATAAGGGAACAGGGCCATAAATGCTCAAATAACCTCAAAAAGCACAGGAGTTTCCTGGgtttccccctcctccctccagcaCAACACCTGGTGGGCAAAAGGCACGGTTTTCTCTTTAATTGCAGCTCTTTTCTGCTCTTATGCAGTGTGTTTAGGGCTAGGCTGCCCAAAATTCATGTATAATTCTGTGCTTTGTGTCTCAACTCCTTCTCTGTGCATAAAACATCAAAGAAAGGTTTGTGCCCATTAAAAAAGGGGTGGTGGAGGGAGTTCCCCTCTTGTTGAGAATTTTATgctttgttattatttattgttattgttgttgttgctatTATCTGGCCCATTATCAAAGGAATAAAATGTTTTCCCAACAAGATTTTTATCaccagaatgaaaaataaacttatttAAATTCCCTGTGGTTGATCAGTTAAAGATGGTGATAGTGTGTGTAGGAAATTCCTGGATTAGCTGAGGCACAATTCCAGAACAGGAATGTTTCTATCTCTGTTTTCTGCATCCTGATGTGAGTGCAGAGCAGCCTCACTCTCAGCCTGCCCCTGGGAGAATTTTGGAcactttttctccctctctgtggTTTTGGTGACAATTTTGTAGGTTTTGTAACTTATTTTGTCCTTCCAGGTGGCCATGAGGGCCCTGGGGTTTGAACCTAAGAAAGAAGAGATCAAGAAAATGATCTCAGACATCGATAAGGAAGGGACAGGAAAAATCAGCTTCAGTGACTTCCTGGCAGTGATGTCACAGAGAATGGTATGGATGTTTCACAGCTCCAAACAAAGGGAATTTTGAAGGTGGATCAGGAGCCTTTATCTCCTTTTGGGTTTACAGGGAGATTGAAGctctatattttaatatttattctaaaatattttatattttaaccTTAACAAATGTATAAAAGTTGGGGTAATCCCCATCCTGGATTCTCtcatttttctgggaaaaattaaaatcctgatATCATTAGCAGGTTTCTTTAACAAGCAGAGGTGAATTTTGTgttgaaaaaagggaaaacaagttTTTCTCACAGAGGGaaaccagctcaggcctgcaggagGCTTTTGGAGGGTTGATGTCTGGCATGGGGGTGTTCTCTTTCCTTGAATTCTAATTTACAGATTAAATCTCTGgtttgaaaaatcttttcaaaaTCCAGATATTTAATAGCAGGGGACCCTGATAGTGAAATCCCAAAGATATCTGGCTGGCAAGGACAGAAAATGATCCCtgaaattctggaattctggttGTGTCTCTGAATTTTATGTGTAATCCCTGCTGGTTGAGCTCCTTTATTTGTCCCCAAGGGTTTCTCAGTCTATCACATCTTTTATAACTTTGAGCGTCACCTACAACACAACCACTCCTGTTTTACCTTAAACTTGTTCTTTCTTCCTTAAGGCTGAAAAAGATTCCAAAGAGGAGATTCTCAAAGCTTTCAAACTCTTTGATGATGATGAGActggaaaaatctctttccaAAACCTCAAACGTGTGGCCAAAGTGCTGGGGGAGAACCTCACTGATGAAGAGCTGCAGGTTTGGACCTGGTGCTTTTGGGGTctttgtgctggagctgggaggaaaaTCCAGCACtggtgggaagggaggaattcctggaatCTGTGGGGTTTGAGCTTGAGGATGGGTTGAGCCCACATGGATGTAGGACTGGGATCAtccattgcagctctgtgcagtaGCAGAGATGTGAAAGGACTcactctgctccaggcacttgGTTTCCCCCAGGACTTTCCCTATAACATTTCCTGCTCAGATTTCTCTATAAATACCCCCAGCAAAACAgatttcaggaaatattttgtctGAGCTTGAGCCAACACTGTCCCCTCCAGCACAGCTAAAGAGGGGCTGGAATTCTGCATGAATGAATCCAGTGATTCCCAGGAAAGCCCAGAGCTGAGGCTGACCCCAAATCTCTTGCAGGAGATGATTGATGAGGCAGATCGGGATGGGGACGGGCAAGTGAGCGAGCAGGAGTTCCTGAGGATCATGAAGAAGACTGGCCTGTACTGAACCCAGTGGGATTTGTGTGCATTCCTTAGGGAATGGGAGCCTCATTTTGTGGTGTCTTGATTTCTTTGGAGGCAGCAGAAAATACAGGTCAGTTCTGTGGGAAGttttttgtgtaaaaaaattttaattttaaaggtgTTTGGGACCAGTTTGCACCGCTCTGTTTACAAGCAGCAACGTGGTTGCTGGTTATGATGTTTACACTGCTTTGAATACACAAATCACATTTTTGGGACCAAATTTAGATCCTTTTCTGACTAAAAAAATGGGTCCAAACAATTCAGTTTGGTAAAGAGATGACTCAGAATCAGTGTCAATCTATTGCTCAGTGTAAATCTACTTTGGGTTTATGTCTTGGTTTGGGCCTTACAGTGAACTCTTTTCATGACATATTTGCAGGAACCATCTTTTTAGAACCTGTTTTATGGGATTatcccttcccccttttctaGGGCATTTATtaaactcaaaataaaaataaactgctgCAATTTACCTTGTGTTCAGTTCACATGGCTAAGGAAATCTTTGCAGAAGGaaattcccagtgctgctgctgagggctctgtgcttGCAGGAATGCTCAGAGGCTGCAGATGGGATTGGATTTcaaataaaatcttatttttaagcCATCAGAGTTGTGGAAAGAGTTTTGATCCCCACTTTGCCAAAAAAAgacatggccaggctggagaggatcCAGAGGCCACAGAGATGATCCAAAGCCTGGGAAGTTCCcatgtgaggaaaggctgagagagctgagccTTGGAAAAACTGGGGTTTAGGGGAGATCTTGTCACCATGTTTGGTATGTGAAGGGTGGCTACAAAGGAGAAGGAAACTCCCTTTTTATGAGGAAACATGGAAAGGACGAGGGATAATCTGTACAGGACACTCCTGAGGAGATTCTGAATGGGCACCATGGGGCAATTTTTCACCATGAGAAAATCAGCTGTTGGAAGTGGTGGATTCCCTGAGTTTGGGCACTTTGGGATCCATCAGGACAGGCTGCTGGACATCTTCTCTAGAGAGCATTTTTATCAAGAAAGGCTGGACCAGGTGAGCCTTGAGACCCTTCCAACCTGGAATTCTCTGCTCCTGTTAATGCAGGAGAAGAATTTCAccttttcccaccagagctggctgtgacatGGGCTGGTCCTGCTCTCACCAGTGTCACATTCCTGCTCCAGTCTGGCTTCTGACAAATCCCAGCAAAACATGGGAagggggctggtgctggggatTTCTTCCTGTATCATCTTCCCAACTGACCCAGAGGGAGAGGCAGACACAGAAGCAGAGTTCAGAATTCAGTAGAAGCATCAGGTTTTATTTGGTAGCAGAGCTGGTTCCTTCCTTTGGCCACAATTCACTGCCTGAGGGAGGGGTTGGGGAGCAGCTGACCCTGAGCCCTGGGGGAGCCTGTGGCAGGGataggtgggattttgggatggaattcctccctgggcccagagaagctgtggctgcccctggatccctggaagtgtccaaggccagatggagcagcctgggccagtggaaggggtccctgcccatgggaggagcctggcacaggatgagctttgaggtccctcccatGCCACGATCCCAcggcagctccatcccagctcctgccagggagcGACGTGTCCTTGGCAGAGCACGCCACCTCCAGGATTGTCCCTCCTCAGCAGCCACCAGAGCTCTGGGGCAGAGCCAGAGTGTCCCTTCAGCTGTTGTTGTGACAGGGAAGGACAGGCTCCGCGGGGAGGGGCTGGGTGCCTGCGGGAGCTCAGGCCAGCCGCAGCACCTCCCTGACCATGCTGCCGATGCCGTCGTGCACCTGGTGGATGGGGGCGTTGCACATGAAGGCGCTGGTGCTCACCAGGCGGTTCCTGGCGTCCACGTGGGCCTCGGTGACCTGGCTGTTGACGtgtctgcagcccagctccttcaTGGCCTCGGCAGTCTTGGCATAAGGCCACCTGCGGGGGAACGGGGAAGGAAAACATGCAGTGGGGTGTAGGCGCATTGGGGGTAGCACGGTCGGGACGGAcggagacgagagatctctgcagccagggctggaacttggggtttattgcaaagggcctgggggcagggccctgctgggagctgccaaacacagctcagagcagcaaagagaggagagggggagagagggtgagagagtaaggGAGGCaagagagtgaggttcccattacaataccataaatcttcttctgtgttgaatattctaattctcactcaccaatctagtacaagatacaaatcctataggatttccatacagcctataagaatcactacatcaccacactgtgttacattttaaaccctaaaactcctctttgggcccttctgccaagctggtagggtctgctctgacccttgggcctgtctgcaagcagagggtgttgtttcatcaaaaggggattgcCTTTAGttggccatgccattgttttccagttgttcagtaactgagggatctcaaagcttgctttcatttcaatctcgcttatagtttccatattctcaaaatcttttgccagacaatcatatttataaggctttcctgtttcatcttccccagcagTGGGGAATCTCCTTTATTGTAAATCAGAGGCTACTCTCcagaaggggagagagaatgatgcatctgacctcatcatcagaaggctaatgaattaatttattatactatactatatacATTTCATCTAAATTGAATCTGCCCTGCACTCACTCTTGCTCACAACTGCTCACACTGCACTCATCTCTGATTCTCCTGTCACAgtcccccccacacacacctggccctgctAGGCCAAAGAACCAAACATcctcactttgggtaaacaatctctacattgcattctgctttaGCACAACACGGGCACAGCAAGcgagataagaattgtgttttccttcttctctgcttgTCTCACAGCTCCTCTCTGTTCAGGGGGCACGTGAAGACCACACTCCTTCACTCTGTGCCTGGGGAAGGGCCAGAGGGAAGATTCTGTGGTCACTGCACAAAACCTGCTCAGCAGGATCCAAATCTCCTGCTTGAGGAGTTTCTCCAGGACTATACAACAGGAAAACCTTCTGTTCAAATGAGTTAAACATCTGAAGTAAGGCCAAAATGAGACCTGAAGTTCCACTTTGGATGTTCCACTACCTAATTCTGCACACTCCAGTGCTCATGTTAATAGGAGCCTGGGAAGATTTGGGTGAAAAGGGACCTCAAAgtccacccagtgccacccctgccatgcccaggaacacctcccactgtcccaggctgctccaagccctgtccagcctggccttgggcactgccaggggtggagcagccacagcttccctgggcagcaatTAGATTTAGGTTTGGGTTGGGTCTTTTTCCACCAGCTTCCTCCAAGTTAGTGAAAAAACTCCTTCCTAGCAAAAGCCATCAACATTCCTTGCCTGCCCTTGGGAGAATCCAGTCACAGCTTCCCTGTGGGACTGAAGACAGTTTCActccctccttctcttcccaccCCAAGCCTTGGGTAACCATCCTGTTCCTGCCTTGGATGTGCTCACCTTGGAGTCAGCAAAGGCTTTTCCTACCCTGGGTCTGTGAGACATCATGATTAATTTACaataataaattacatttaaattaatttaaaataaagtgtcTTATTTAAAGCTATCAGAGTTGTGGAAACAAGTcacaaaaatgcaaacagaTCCAGGTGTTACATCAttccttctgctgtgctgagaaATGATAAAATCAGTCTTCCAGAGTTTCTACTTTTCCCTGTTCAGTCCCCAaaagggctggaggtgctgaaGGCCTcactggaggcagcagagctgagttcTCAGCAATAGCATTCAGCTCCTTGTGAGCTTCCACCCCCTGGCCAGGATCCCTGGGGACTTTGGGGGGACCCTGGTgtgagtgtccccagcccccctgGTCACTCACTGCTCACACTCCGTGTCATGGCCCACGGTGACCTCACAGCCCGGGAAGATTTTGGCTGCCAGCACGGGGGAGATGCAGCACAGCCCGATGGGTTTGTGGGCAGCATGGAAtgccctcagcacagcctccaCCTCTTTGGAGACGCTGCAGTTCTTGCCCTGCGTGGCCCAAGTGCTCAGGTTTTTTGCCACCCCGAAGCCACCTGAGGGAAGAGAAGCAGTTTAGCTGGAGATTATATCCAGGGCAGGATTTTTGCCAGGTGTGGCATGGTGGAATGCTCAGGTGGATGGGATGGTTGGCAGCATTTGtccagtgtcacagacatcttttatgaaaaatcctttccttaggatttttttctcctgagaagctgagaggcctcaggagcaaaatgtaaccaatggttatctgctgctgtggaatggaaCAGGCCaactgtgaccgtgttcacaggggtctgaggataAGGGGAGAGACGAagatctgactccgtgtttcagaaggctgatttattattttatgatatatattgtattaaaactatactaaaagaatagaagaaaggatttcatctgaaggctggctaagaatagaaaaagaaagaacaataacaaaagcttgtgtctgggacagagagtccgagccagctgtgattggccattaattagaaacaaccacatgagaccaatcccagatgcacctgttgcattccacagcagcagataaccattgtttacattttgttcctgaggcctccagcttctcaggagaaaaaatcctaaggaaaggatttttcataaaagatgtctgtgacagtccAGAATCAAGACAAGAACTAAAATTGGCTCTCCTTccaagccctgctccagcctgtccctctccatcccacagctcccacaccCTTCCAGACCTGTGGGATGTCCAAGCTGTGGCAGGCAGACCCCACACAGCCCTACCTGGGATGATGAGGGCGTCCAGCCCCTTGACATCCAGCGTGGCCAGGTCCTTGATGTTGCCTCTGGCTATCCTGGCGCTTTCCACCAGGACATTGCGCTGCTCCGCCGTGGGCTGCCCCTTCACGTGGTCCACCACGTGCATCTGGGGGGTGTTGGGAGCATAAACCTCAGCCTGGAGTGAGGGGAGAGGGCTGTTATCCTTCAGCAGTGATGGAGAAATGTGGAAAAGCACAGGCAGTGAGTGGGAATGCTGAGGGGCTTTCTTGGGAAAGAGCTGGCGTGGAGGAAGGACAGAAGAAAACTTTCAGTATTTAAGAACTGCTTATCTGGGGGGCTGAAGTGTCCATCCATATCCCAATAAATGCCTCTTGCAGGGTGACCACCCAGAGAGCTGCTGTCCCACCCCATCTCCTACAGGACTTGGAGTTTCCTCTCCCTACCAACTTTCCCAAAGCCAGAgtgtttttctggaaaatcctttcccttcctttagCACTTTCAAGCTCATATGCAGAAATTAGGAGTGGAGGGTGGTGAACAGATTTTGGGACTGGCCCatctgtgcagctctgggccccAAAATTTAAGCAGGATTTAAGGAACACCAAGGTGTCCcgaggagggcagggctggaaggaatgTCCTGCGAGGAGCAGCCGAGGACTTTGTCATTATCTAGGTGGGAGACAAAGAAGCTGAGAGGCAACCTCATGGCAGCTTCCCGTGgagagggaggtgctgagctctgctcccttgCAGCTGAAATATTCCATTCTACGCCGACCTTAGAAAAGGAGGGATTGAAATGACGCCCGAGTTTCCTCCACTAGAGGCCCCTGGCGATCCAGGGATGAGCGAGGGACGGGCTCCgagcctgctgggctgggagatggcagGAGGgaagcactgcagcagctccaggagaggaaTTGGCAAAATTACACACGTCTAGCCAAGTCTCATCCTGGAGCCAACAGCGAGGGCAGGGTTGGAATAATCTGGGATTGGGGGGCCTGGCACGGGAAGGTCACCCCTGTGCCTCTGTGTTCCACACAGCAATTCCCATTCCCGGGGAACAGCTCCGACCAGACCGGTGGGTGGTTCACAGCTGAGTGAGATGTCCCGGAggctttccctccctccttccccagtcTCACGGAGCGGCTCTCCCGACTTTTAGAGCAGCTGCACCTCTTTTACCACTCAGGTTTAACTCACGAACGAACCCCTGTCTGTTCtgtcatccctggaagtgtcccaggccaggctggacgggcttttgagcagcctgggacagtggaaggtgtccctgcccatggcaggggatgggaatggatgagcttccttcccaacccaaaccattctgggattctctgattctgtttTCACTCCCActctttgaatattttaaaaagatgaatTTCAAACAGCCCAAACtgtctttaaaacagaaatagcaGGAGAGAAAGAGGATGTGAAGCCAGAAGCGAAGAGAGAAGGCATTCAGGAAAATCTGAATGGGGGATTTGGAAAATCTGAATTGGGGATTTGGATGCAGAGCTCCACACCAATCCCTGTGTACAGCACAGCTGCGCAGGGAGCTCTCCACACTCGCAGTGACTCCAGGCACCGCTGTTTGGCTCTTGGGGAGTTTgtctcagagaaa
Coding sequences within:
- the LOC135447849 gene encoding putative glutamine amidotransferase-like class 1 domain-containing protein 3B, mitochondrial, encoding MAKRVAVLLAGCGVFDGSEIHEASAVLVHLSREGAQAEVYAPNTPQMHVVDHVKGQPTAEQRNVLVESARIARGNIKDLATLDVKGLDALIIPGGFGVAKNLSTWATQGKNCSVSKEVEAVLRAFHAAHKPIGLCCISPVLAAKIFPGCEVTVGHDTECEQWPYAKTAEAMKELGCRHVNSQVTEAHVDARNRLVSTSAFMCNAPIHQVHDGIGSMVREVLRLA
- the CETN2 gene encoding centrin-2 — translated: MGGRDIEAAGREAGGMACGFKKPSLAAAAQRKKANFKLELPEEQQREIRDAFELFDTDGSGSIDVKELKVAMRALGFEPKKEEIKKMISDIDKEGTGKISFSDFLAVMSQRMAEKDSKEEILKAFKLFDDDETGKISFQNLKRVAKVLGENLTDEELQEMIDEADRDGDGQVSEQEFLRIMKKTGLY